The sequence TTTGGGAAGGTTTTATCCCAAAAATGGCGCAGGGCGATACTTATAAATATTATATACAATCTAACTTCAATAATTACTGCGTTGAAAAAGCTGATCCTTACGCTTTTCATACTGAAAATCCGAAAAAGACAGGTTCAAAAATATGGGGTTTAGATTATAAATGGGATGATTCAAACTGGATGCAAAATAGGAAAGCGAAAAGTTCCATCAAAGCTCCGATATCAATATATGAAGTTCATTTAGGGTCGTGGCAGAGAAAACCGGAAGATAATAATCGATGGCTTTCTTACAAGGAAATTGCCCCGATTCTGGCTGATTATTGCGTTAAGATGGGTTTTACTCATGTTGAACTTCTTCCTATTATGGAATATCCGTTTGACCCGTCATGGGGATACCAAAGTCTTGGATATTTTGCTCCTTCAAGCAGGTTCGGCACTCCGCAGGATTTCATGTTTTTGGTTGATATTCTTCATCGGGCTGGCATAGCTGTTATTTTGGACTGGGTTCCATCGCATTTTCCTACGGACCTGCACGGACTGTCATTTTTCGATGGCACTTATCTATATGAGCATGCGGACAGCAGGCTCGGATTTCATCCGGATTGGAAAAGCGCTATTTTTAATTACGGCAGAAACGAAGTAAAAAACTTTTTGATTTCCAGCGCTTTGTTCTGGCTTGACAAATATCATATTGATGGAATAAGAGTAGATGCCGTAGCCTCGATGCTCTATTTGGATTATTCTAGGAAAGAAGGCGGCTGGCTTCCCAACAAATATGGAGGAAAGGAAAATATAGAAGCCATAGAATTTTTGAAACGTTTCAATCATGTAGTTTATGAAAATTATGACGATGTTCAGACCTATGCCGAAGAGTCTACGTCATGGTCTATGGTTTCAAAACCTACGTATCTTGGTGGTTTGGGTTTTGGATATAAGTGGAATATGGGCTGGATGAACGATGTTTTGAGTTATATGAAAATTGATCCGGTTTTTAGAAAATATCATCACAATAAACTTACTTTCAGCTTTTTATACGCTTTCAGTGAAAATTTTGTTTTGCCCTTTTCACATGATGAAGTTACTCAGGGGAAAGGCTCTCTTATAGGCAAGATGCCGGGCGATGAATGGCAGAGATTTGCAAATCTCAGGCTCATCATTGCTTATATGTACGCTCATCCGGGAAAAAAGCTCTTATTTATGGGTGCAGAATTCGGTCAGGTTAGGGAATGGAACCACGAGGAAAGCCTTGAATGGCATGTGCTGCGGTTCTGGCAGCATTCCGGAATACAGAGATGGGTCAGAGATTTAAATTATGCCTATAAAGAAAATCGCGCGTTTTTCGAAAATGATACAGGCTGGGACGGTTTTGAGTGGATAGACGCAAACGATTCTGATAACAGCGTTCTGTCTTTTGTAAGAAAATCGACATTGGCAAAAGAAATCGTTCTCTGTGTTTTCAACTTTACTCCGATTCCAAGACACAATTATAAAATTGGAGTAGATTATAAAGGCAGATGGGATGAAATATTAAACAGCGATGGCGTTGAATATTTCGGGAGCGGGCTTGGAAATATGGGTTTTAAAGAAACGCTTGACTGGGGTGCTCACGGCAGGCCGTACAGTCTTGACATAACGGTTCCGCCTTTAGGCGCTGTATTTTTTAAATATAAAATTTGAGGAAAAAGGAAAAATGAACATATATACATTATTAATAGTATCTTTTTTGATTGCGGTTTATGCGATTGAAACTATTGCAGATTATCTTAACGTTAAAAATATATCCGATGAAATACCAAAAGAGTTTGAAGGCTGCTATGATAAAGAAAAGTATGCCAAAGCTCAGCAATATCTTAAAGAGAAAACAAAGTTTTCGCTTAATTATGCTACTTTTTTTATTATAGCGCAGATAATTTTTATAAGTGCCGGCGGTTTTAACATTACAGATAAATTCGCGCGCTCATTCGGTTTCAGCGAAATAATCACAGGGCTTATTTTTGCTGGAATTTTACTTTTTTTGGCATCAATTTTAAAAATTCCTTTTTCAGCTTACAATACGTTTGTCATTGAAGAAAAATTTGGTTTTAATACAATGACAGTAAAAACTTTCATATCGGATTTATTAAAGTCATGGATAATAGGGGCGATTATAGGCGGCGTTGTTTTTGCTGCAATAATATGGTTTTTTGAAAATTTTGGTTCATTTGCATGGCTTTACGCTTTTGCCGCTGTTATAATTTTTGAACTTACCGTAACTTTTATCTATCCGGTGGTAGTTTTGCCGCTTTTCAATAAATTTACTCCGCTTGAAGAAGGGGAACTTAGAAGTTCTGTGGAAAGTTATGCCAAAAAAGAAAACTTTAAGATGAAAGGTCTTTTTACTATGGACAATTCCAAACGTTCCACAAAATCGAACGCGTTTTTTGCGGGGTTTGGAAAATTCCGCAGAATAGTTTTATTTGATACTTTGATACAAAAACATACGGTTGATGAATTGACAAGTGTTTTAGCTCATGAGATGGGACATTTTAAGCTCGGACATATAATAAAGCAGATGATATTCGGTTTCATTACGATGGGAATAATGTTTTTTATATTATCATTTTTTATAAATTCCGCATGGCTTTTCGAAGCTTTTTTTATGGAACAGCGGTCCGTGTATGGCGGAATAATATTGTTCGGTTTTCTTTATGCGCCGATTTCGATGATTATAGGAATAATTTCAAGCATTTTTTCAAGAAAATACGAGTACGAAGCTGACAGCTATGCCGTAACGACATATAAAAAACCGCAGGCTATGATAGACGCTTTAAAAAAGCTGTCCGTAGACAACCTGTCAAACCTTTCGCCGCACCCTTTCAAAGTGTTTTTGGAGTATTCGCACCCTCCTGTTTTAGAAAGAATAGAATCGATAAAAAAAATAAAAACAGGTGATTGAAACGTTTGAAAAAATAAGTTAAATTGGCAGTATTACAAAATAAAAGAATTTTAATGAAGGCAGACCTTTTATTTTAGCGGGACATTCGCATGATTTTATGCTCTTGCTGTCATCATAATTTTTGAACTTGCCACAACTTTTATCTATCCTGTTACAATTATGCCGCTTTTTAATAAATTTACTCCGATTGAAGAAGAGGAACTTAAAAATTCTGTGGAAATTTATGCAAAAAACTTTAAAACGAAAAGTCTGTTTACCATGGACAATTCCAAATGTTCCACAAAATCGAATGCGTTTTTTGCAGGATTTGGGAAATTTTGCAGAATAGTTTTGTTTGATACTTTGATACAAAAACATACATAGGTTTAGTTTTAATCGAATCTTTTTATGTCATTTTCGTCTAAAATATTTCCCTGCTGTGTTTCCGTCAAAATTGCGGTTTTTCTGCCTTTGTTAAACAATTTATGTTTATATCTTTTTTTAATATAAATATATTCGTTTTCTCCCAACTTATATATCTTCCCGTCAAGTTCTACAACTATTTTTCCCTGAACTACTACCCAGTGTTCGTGGCGGTATTTATGTATTTGAAGCGAAGTGCATTTGCCTGGCAAAATAGTTAAAGTTTTAATGGTAAATTTTTTATCCGTATATATGACTTTATACTCGCCCCAATGTCGTTTTACAAGTATGCCTTTTTTGTACGTGTTAGCCACTTTTATCTCCCAATGAAGATTCGGTTTCGCAGAAACAGATAATACGAATATACATAAATCTTTCATTCTTCATCAAACCTATGTAATTCCCCGACCTTACGTTTGGGAAGAATCATTTGATTTATCTTTCCAGTTTTTTAGTATCCAAGATGAAGAATTAGCTTTGTCCATTCCACCGACGCCAAATTCCAAAATAACGTTTTGCTCTTTGCATACGGGTATTTCGGGTATATTGTCTTTTGTGCGGTCCCCGCCGTTTGCAAACACTAAGACGGCATTTGGATATTTTTTGCGCGCTTTGATTATTCCGTCGCATGCGGAATTGTCCTTGTCGTCAAACTCTAAAACGTCAATAATGCTTTTTATGTTTTCGCATATGATTTTTCGTGTCTTTAAGCCCATAAAATTCTTGCCTTTTTTGCGTATAAGCCAATCGTCGGAATTTAATAGAACAATAACGCCGTCGCTCTTTTGCGCCGCCGCTTTTATCAAAGAAATATGTCCTTCATGTATAGGATCAAACCCTCCGCTGACAATATAATAAGTTTCAGTGACATTATTTTTTTCTTCTATAGACATTCCAGTCTCCTATGGAAACTTCAAAAATAATATCCGTAAGTTTTTCAAGCCGTTCGTTATTATATTGCGAGTTTTTATTCATTATGAAAAGTTCGTAATCATTTGCCGCCGAAAGATAAGAATCTTCGGTTATCCAACAAACCATTAAGGACTTCCTTTGTGTATTATAAGGTATTTCGCTGTTCCAGTCATTGTCAAAAACCATAATTAAATCTTCTTTTGAGGAATTCAGTTTGATATAGTCTGTAAGCTCTAAAAGAGAGCCTTTGTATTGTTTAAACCAAGTTTCGTTTCTAAAAGCCTTTTTAATATATGGGTCATTATACCAAAAAACAGACAGCATAACTAACGGACAAAAAATTGCTATGAAATTTTTGAAAACTTTTGCGCTAAAAAAAGATTGAATATATGAGATAATATTATAAAGGATATATCCGCCAAACATACATAAAAAAGGCAGCAATGAACAATAATAATAATCGTGAACATGGTAAAGGTTAAAGAAAGTTAACACTGTCGCTAAACAACAAAAAACAGGAATTAAAGCGCATAAAAATTCTTTTTTTCTTTCCCAAAACAGAGGAATAAACAATAAAACCGCAAGAAACGCCGTTAGAGGTATTCCCATATTTTTTATGTTCTCATAAATAAACATCCAGTTTTCGTA comes from Candidatus Endomicrobium procryptotermitis and encodes:
- the glgB gene encoding 1,4-alpha-glucan branching protein GlgB; protein product: MDNHVQCFSLLTKDDIHLFREGSHFRLYEKMGSKIISKDGVNGVYFCVWAPNAKTVSVIGDFNFWDKNAHCLFARTDGSGVWEGFIPKMAQGDTYKYYIQSNFNNYCVEKADPYAFHTENPKKTGSKIWGLDYKWDDSNWMQNRKAKSSIKAPISIYEVHLGSWQRKPEDNNRWLSYKEIAPILADYCVKMGFTHVELLPIMEYPFDPSWGYQSLGYFAPSSRFGTPQDFMFLVDILHRAGIAVILDWVPSHFPTDLHGLSFFDGTYLYEHADSRLGFHPDWKSAIFNYGRNEVKNFLISSALFWLDKYHIDGIRVDAVASMLYLDYSRKEGGWLPNKYGGKENIEAIEFLKRFNHVVYENYDDVQTYAEESTSWSMVSKPTYLGGLGFGYKWNMGWMNDVLSYMKIDPVFRKYHHNKLTFSFLYAFSENFVLPFSHDEVTQGKGSLIGKMPGDEWQRFANLRLIIAYMYAHPGKKLLFMGAEFGQVREWNHEESLEWHVLRFWQHSGIQRWVRDLNYAYKENRAFFENDTGWDGFEWIDANDSDNSVLSFVRKSTLAKEIVLCVFNFTPIPRHNYKIGVDYKGRWDEILNSDGVEYFGSGLGNMGFKETLDWGAHGRPYSLDITVPPLGAVFFKYKI
- a CDS encoding M48 family metallopeptidase, with translation MNIYTLLIVSFLIAVYAIETIADYLNVKNISDEIPKEFEGCYDKEKYAKAQQYLKEKTKFSLNYATFFIIAQIIFISAGGFNITDKFARSFGFSEIITGLIFAGILLFLASILKIPFSAYNTFVIEEKFGFNTMTVKTFISDLLKSWIIGAIIGGVVFAAIIWFFENFGSFAWLYAFAAVIIFELTVTFIYPVVVLPLFNKFTPLEEGELRSSVESYAKKENFKMKGLFTMDNSKRSTKSNAFFAGFGKFRRIVLFDTLIQKHTVDELTSVLAHEMGHFKLGHIIKQMIFGFITMGIMFFILSFFINSAWLFEAFFMEQRSVYGGIILFGFLYAPISMIIGIISSIFSRKYEYEADSYAVTTYKKPQAMIDALKKLSVDNLSNLSPHPFKVFLEYSHPPVLERIESIKKIKTGD
- a CDS encoding M48 family metalloprotease, whose amino-acid sequence is MPLFNKFTPIEEEELKNSVEIYAKNFKTKSLFTMDNSKCSTKSNAFFAGFGKFCRIVLFDTLIQKHT
- a CDS encoding phosphomannose isomerase type II C-terminal cupin domain, whose amino-acid sequence is MANTYKKGILVKRHWGEYKVIYTDKKFTIKTLTILPGKCTSLQIHKYRHEHWVVVQGKIVVELDGKIYKLGENEYIYIKKRYKHKLFNKGRKTAILTETQQGNILDENDIKRFD
- a CDS encoding adenylyltransferase/cytidyltransferase family protein yields the protein MSIEEKNNVTETYYIVSGGFDPIHEGHISLIKAAAQKSDGVIVLLNSDDWLIRKKGKNFMGLKTRKIICENIKSIIDVLEFDDKDNSACDGIIKARKKYPNAVLVFANGGDRTKDNIPEIPVCKEQNVILEFGVGGMDKANSSSWILKNWKDKSNDSSQT